One Kryptolebias marmoratus isolate JLee-2015 linkage group LG21, ASM164957v2, whole genome shotgun sequence DNA segment encodes these proteins:
- the hgd gene encoding homogentisate 1,2-dioxygenase — protein MAGLKYMCGFGNEFSSEDPRCPGSLPEGQNNPQVCPYGLYAEQLSGSAFTCPRPANKRSWLYRILPSVKHKPFTPVPCGDLTENWDEVEPDPNQLRWLPFTIPKTTEKKVDFVAGLHTICGAGDAKSRSGIVVHIFTCNTSMTDRCFNNSDGDFLIVPQQGEILVTTEFGKMMVEPTEICVIQQGMRFSVDVFGETRGYILEVYGAHFELPDLGPIGANGLANPRDFLCPVAWYEDRKVPTGYTVINKYQGKLFACQQDFSPFNVVAWHGNYTPYKYNLKNFMVINCVAFDHADPSIFTVLTAKSTRPGVAIADFVIFPPRWGVADHTFRPPYYHRNCMSEFMGLIRGHYEAKEEGFLPGGASLHSIMTPHGPDVDCFEKNSSAELKPERVAEGTMAFMFESSFSMAVTKWGLQSCQKLDKTYYQCWEPLRSHFDPSWKPSKR, from the exons TACATGTGTGGTTTTGGGAATGAGTTCTCTTCCGAAGACCCCCGATGTCCCGGATCCTTGCCTGAGGGGCAG AACAATCCTCAGGTCTGTCCATACGGCCTCTACGCCGAGCAGCTCTCTGGCTCCGCCTTCACCTGCCCACGTCCGGCCAATAAGAGGAG CTGGTTGTATCGAATCCTCCCATCTGTAAAACACAAGCCTTTTACACCTGTGCCATGTGGGGATCTGACAGAGAACTGGGATGAAGTGGAGCCTGATCCCAACCAG CTAAGATGGCTGCCGTTCACCATCCCCAAAACCACAGAGAAGAAAGTGGACTTTGTGGCT GGTCTTCATACCATCTGTGGTGCAGGAGACGCTAAGTCTCGTAGTGGCATTGTGGTTCATATCTTCACCTGCAACACCTCCATGACTGACAG GTGCTTCAACAACTCCGATGGAGACTTCCTGATTG TTCCACAGCAGGGCGAGATCCTGGTCACCACGGAGTTTGGGAAGATGATGGTGGAGCCGACCGAGATCTGCGTCATCCAG caagGGATGCGCTTCAGTGTGGATGTGTTCGGAGAAACCAGAGGCTACATCCTCGAAGTGTATGGAGCCCATTTTGAGCTGCCTGACCTGGGGCCTatag gagCCAACGGTCTGGCCAACCCAAGAGATTTCCTGTGTCCGGTTGCTTGGTACGAGGACCGCAAAGTGCCCACCGGTTACACCGTCATCAACAAGTACCAAGGAAAGCTGTTTGCTTGCCAACAG GATTTCTCTCCTTTCAATGTGGTCGCCTGGCACGGGAACTACACGCCGTACAAATACAACCTGAAGAACTTCATGGTCATCAACTGCGTGGCCTTCGACCATGCG GATCCATCCATTTTTACCGTGCTGACCGCCAAGTCCACGAGGCCGGGTGTGGCCATCGCCGACTTCGTCATTTTCCCTCCCAGGTGGGGTGTAGCTGACCACACCTTCCGTCCACCGTACTACCACC GTAACTGCATGAGCGAGTTCATGGGCCTGATCAGAGGTCATTACGAAGCCAAGGAGGAGGGCTTCCTGCCCGGAGGAGCCAGCCTGCACAGCATCATGACCCCCCACGGGCCGGACGTGGACTGCTTCGAAAAGAACAGCAGCGCCGAGCTGAAGCCTGAGCGCGTGGCCGAAGGAACCATG GCGTTCATGTTCGAGTCGTCCTTCAGTATGGCCGTCACTAAATGGGGTCTGCAGAGCTGCCAGAAGCTGGACAAGACTTACTATCAGTGCTGGGAACCTCTCCGCAGCCACTTCGACCCCAGCTGGAAGCCCAGCAAGCGTTAA
- the ndufb4 gene encoding NADH dehydrogenase [ubiquinone] 1 beta subcomplex subunit 4 codes for MAEYRETPLAERPKTLDPNEYFNVSLEKRGAEEARAAFRANLKRQYQMQLNNPHRKELIEDPALTNWVQARGNIYPHFRPTQRTSMFGLAFGVVPLFFFYYVFKTTRDWKEERIRSGTDTQKYRLTS; via the exons ATGGCGGAGTACCGAGAGACGCCCTTGGCCGAGCGACCGAAAACACTGGATCCTAACGAATATTTCAACGTTTCTCTGGAGAAGAGGGGCGCGGAAGAAGCGAGGGCAGCTTTCCGGGCCAATCTGAAGAGGCAGTACCAGATGCAGTTGAATAATCCGCACAGAAAGGAGCTAATT GAAGACCCTGCCCTGACGAATTGGGTGCAGGCCAGAGGCAACATTTACCCACACTTCAGACCCACGCAGAGGACGTCCATGTTTGGGCTGGCGTTTGGAGTGGTGCCCCTCTTTTTCTTCTACTACGTCTTCAAAACCACCAGG GATTGGAAGGAAGAGCGGATTAGGTCTGGGACCGACACGCAGAAGTACAGATTGACAAGTTGA
- the LOC108243139 gene encoding sperm-associated antigen 16 protein-like, with product MATSSSPRLFAAEAMETLNRNVGKRQQGDAADGEDGFKHKDESPKDGGGKDSVVDFFLNFLFQHGMTETLLCFQSEWHELVRRKGLVAAGRGGAVPDVYVENQRLDRELRNALREREEVRRAASAGPETLEWAQRARDLHRMQHKQDLQEVKRLSEGIKRLKAQCDAHGNKIKTMREKYLAAAKQVRLALDREKGAQETQETETRMSMSQEEALKDNVPSNKHQT from the coding sequence ATGGCAACATCAAGCTCTCCGCGTCTGTTTGCAGCGGAAGCGATGGAGACGCTGAACAGAAACGTAGGAAAACGGCAACAGGGTGACGCTGCCGACGGCGAGGATGgctttaaacacaaagatgagTCTCCtaaagatggaggaggaaaagaCTCAGTCGTCGACTTTTTCCTCAACTTTCTTTTCCAACACGGCATGACGGAAACGCTCCTCTGTTTTCAGTCCGAGTGGCACGAGCTGGTGCGGAGGAAGGGGCTGGTGGCGGCGGGGCGCGGCGGCGCGGTGCCGGACGTGTACGTCGAGAACCAGCGCTTGGACCGCGAGTTGAGAAACGCTCTGCGGGAGAGGGAGGAGGTCAGGCGGGCCGCTTCCGCCGGACCCGAGACCCTGGAGTGGGCCCAGAGAGCCAGGGACCTCCACCGGATGCAGCACAAACAGGACCTCCAGGAGGTGAAAAGGCTCAGCGAGGGGATTAAACGACTCAAAGCGCAATGCGACGCCCACGGAAACAAAATCAAGACGATGAGAGAAAAATACCTGGCGGCTGCAAAGCAGGTCAGGCTGGCTCTGGACAGAGAGAAGGGGGCTCAGGAGACTCAGGAGACAGAGACCCGGATGTCCATGTCTCAAGAAGAGGCACTGAAAGACAATGTTCCTTCAAATAAACATCAGACCTAA